A single window of Labeo rohita strain BAU-BD-2019 chromosome 4, IGBB_LRoh.1.0, whole genome shotgun sequence DNA harbors:
- the sinhcaf gene encoding SIN3-HDAC complex-associated factor, whose amino-acid sequence MFGFHKPKMYRSLDGCCICRAKSSSSRFTDSKRYERDFQSCFGLGETRSGEICNACVLLVKRWKKLPVGSKKNWNHVVDARGGPSLKTTVKSKKVKSLSRRIRPNQLSRVQKELKRHNSDAHSTTSSASPAQSPSYSNQSDEGSDSELTPGSARSPVFSFLDLTYWKRQRVCCGIIYKGRFGEVLIDPHLYKPCCQKKQEQEHEEEEEEEEEEEEEDGDLEKEEVQSSQEILSSIQPHSSSQIKMEQEVDEEW is encoded by the exons ATGTTTGGCTTTCATAAGCCGAAGATGTACCGCAGCCTTGATGGATGCTGCATCTGCAGGGCAAAATCCTCCAGCTCTCGTTTCACTGACAGCAAGCGCTATGAGAGAGATTTTCAGAGCTGCTTTGG TTTAGGCGAGACTCGCTCTGGTGAAATCTGCAACGCTTGCGTCCTGCTGGTGAAACGCTGGAAGAAGCTTCCCGTCGGTTCCAAAAAGAACTGGAATCAT GTGGTTGATGCCAGAGGGGGACCCAGTCTGAAAACTACAGTGAAGTCAAAGAAAGTCAAATCCCTGTCCAGACGGATCAGACCGAACCAGCTCAGCAGAGTTCAGAAGGAACTGAAGAGACACA ATTCAGACGCTCACAGCACCACCTCCAGCGCCAGCCCCGCCCAGTCGCCCAGCTACAGTAACCAATCAGATGAAGGCTCTGACTCTGAGTTGACTCCTGGCTCCGCCCGCTCTCCAGTCTTTTCCTTCTTGGACCTGACGTACTGGAAAAG GCAGCGGGTATGTTGCGGGATCATCTACAAAGGTCGCTTTGGGGAGGTTCTGATCGACCCTCATCTCTACAAACCCTGCTGCCAGAAGAAACAAGAGCAAGAGCatgaggaagaagaagaagaggaagaggaggaagaagaggaagacGGCGACCTTGAGAAAGAAGAAGTGCAGAGCAGTCAAGAAATTCTCTCGTCCATTCAACCGCACTCCTCTTCCCAAATAAAAATGGAGCAGGAAGTGGACGAGGAGTGGTGA